From Rhodococcus antarcticus, the proteins below share one genomic window:
- a CDS encoding alpha-E domain-containing protein, translated as MLARNAESLYWIGRYVERADDTARILDVSVHQLLEDATVDPDRHSRTLCRVLGIDPPEGELDVWSLTELVAYGREHGGSIIASVSSARENARGAREVTSSEMWECLNTTFNALPERQRAARRLGPHEFFSFVEERAAMFAGLADSTMSRDDGYRFLVLGRSVERVDMTVRLLLSRAGDRTSSPAWVAVLRSAGAHDTYLRTYRGALDANRVVEFLLLDRLFPRSVFHALRQAELCLHDLDHRPTSRVGSRAEAQRLLGRARSELEFLKPGDVLEDLQNRLLTLQEICRELGEAISLQYFHAAPWVAWSDAGAMSEPLDEAQGEL; from the coding sequence GTGCTCGCCCGCAACGCCGAGTCGCTGTACTGGATCGGCCGCTACGTGGAGCGGGCCGACGACACCGCCCGCATCCTCGACGTGTCGGTCCACCAGCTCCTCGAGGACGCCACCGTCGATCCCGACCGCCACTCGCGCACGCTGTGCCGGGTGCTGGGCATCGACCCGCCCGAGGGCGAGCTGGACGTGTGGTCGCTGACCGAGCTGGTGGCCTACGGCCGCGAGCACGGCGGCTCCATCATCGCCTCGGTCTCCAGCGCCCGGGAGAACGCCCGTGGTGCCCGCGAGGTCACCTCCAGCGAGATGTGGGAGTGCCTGAACACCACGTTCAACGCGCTGCCCGAGCGCCAGCGCGCAGCCCGCAGGCTCGGCCCGCACGAGTTCTTCTCCTTCGTGGAGGAGCGCGCCGCCATGTTCGCGGGCCTGGCCGACTCCACCATGAGCCGCGACGACGGCTACCGCTTCCTCGTGCTCGGGCGCTCCGTCGAGCGGGTGGACATGACCGTGCGGCTGCTGCTCTCCCGGGCGGGCGACCGAACCTCCAGCCCCGCGTGGGTGGCGGTGCTGCGCTCGGCCGGCGCGCACGACACCTACCTGCGCACCTACCGCGGCGCGCTCGACGCGAACCGGGTGGTGGAGTTCCTGCTGCTGGACCGGCTGTTCCCGCGCTCGGTGTTCCACGCCCTGCGCCAGGCCGAGCTGTGCCTGCACGACCTCGACCACCGCCCCACCAGCCGCGTCGGCTCCCGCGCGGAGGCGCAGCGCCTGCTGGGCCGGGCCCGCAGCGAGCTGGAGTTCCTGAAGCCCGGGGACGTGCTGGAGGACCTGCAGAACCGGCTCCTGACGCTGCAGGAGATCTGCCGCGAGCTCGGCGAGGCCATCTCGCTGCAGTACTTCCACGCCGCCCCCTGGGTGGCCTGGTCGGACGCGGGGGCCATGTCCGAACCCCTCGACGAAGCACAGGGAGAGCTGTGA
- a CDS encoding helix-hairpin-helix domain-containing protein encodes MQTSDPSHSSARARHRLSAVTADGPMPPEPEPADEAPPQPQHARPRGWRERWLPASWRGARADPGRRGALALAGVAAVAAVLAAVGVWRDRPVPQAVLPLAPVVVSAPTASPTGPAPTGELVVSVAGSVATPGLVTLRAGARVADALTAAGGALPGTDLLTLNLAQPLTDGEQVLVGVVGPPAVAVSPAPGASAAGGLVNLNTATQPELEELPGVGPVMAGAIIDFRTQNGPFTSVDQLDDVSGVGAARLAQLVDLVTV; translated from the coding sequence GTGCAGACCAGCGACCCGTCCCACTCCAGCGCGCGCGCCCGGCACCGGTTGAGCGCGGTGACGGCGGACGGGCCGATGCCCCCGGAGCCGGAGCCCGCCGACGAGGCACCGCCGCAGCCCCAGCACGCCCGTCCGCGCGGGTGGCGGGAGCGCTGGTTGCCGGCCTCCTGGCGCGGAGCCCGCGCCGATCCCGGCCGCAGGGGCGCGCTCGCGCTCGCCGGGGTCGCGGCCGTGGCCGCGGTGCTCGCCGCCGTGGGCGTGTGGCGCGACCGCCCGGTGCCCCAGGCTGTCCTGCCGCTCGCCCCGGTGGTGGTCAGCGCGCCGACGGCGAGCCCCACCGGCCCGGCGCCGACGGGTGAGCTCGTGGTCAGCGTGGCTGGGTCGGTCGCTACCCCGGGGCTGGTCACCCTGCGCGCCGGCGCCCGGGTGGCCGACGCGCTGACCGCCGCCGGGGGAGCCCTGCCCGGCACCGACCTGCTGACCCTGAACCTGGCGCAGCCGCTCACCGACGGCGAGCAGGTCCTCGTCGGGGTCGTCGGACCACCGGCGGTGGCGGTCTCCCCGGCTCCGGGGGCGTCCGCCGCCGGCGGACTGGTCAACCTCAACACCGCCACGCAGCCCGAGCTGGAGGAGCTGCCCGGGGTGGGTCCGGTGATGGCCGGGGCGATCATCGACTTCCGCACCCAGAACGGTCCCTTCACCAGCGTCGACCAGCTCGACGACGTGAGCGGGGTGGGGGCTGCCCGGCTCGCCCAGCTCGTCGACCTGGTCACCGTGTGA
- a CDS encoding TSUP family transporter: MLSPLGWPGFGEITLLALLALLAAALVAGVVDAVVGGGGLVQLPALLLLLPGAPVLALATNKVASVVGTTAATVTYARGTRVDWRAAVLMAGTAFAGSVGGAAFAGALPATVLRVVVLVAVLGVGIYTLRTPHLGSTQRLRFGRRPQLVLMATGGAVIGGYDGLAGPGTGSFLVFLLVGAVGYAFLHASATAKLVNVATNLGALAYFIPAGHVVWGLALCMAVANLLGATLGARVAVRRGSAFVRRVFLVVVAVLVVSLIVQLVTSA, from the coding sequence GTGCTGTCACCACTGGGCTGGCCCGGGTTCGGCGAGATCACCCTGCTGGCCCTGCTGGCCCTGCTGGCGGCCGCCCTCGTCGCCGGGGTGGTGGACGCCGTGGTCGGCGGGGGCGGGCTGGTGCAGCTGCCGGCTCTGCTGCTGCTCCTGCCGGGGGCGCCGGTGCTGGCCCTGGCGACGAACAAGGTGGCCTCCGTCGTCGGCACGACCGCGGCCACGGTCACCTACGCCCGGGGCACCCGGGTGGACTGGCGTGCGGCCGTGCTGATGGCGGGCACCGCGTTCGCGGGCTCGGTCGGGGGAGCGGCGTTCGCCGGGGCCCTCCCGGCCACCGTCCTGCGGGTCGTGGTCCTCGTGGCCGTGCTCGGGGTGGGGATCTACACCCTCCGCACGCCGCACCTGGGGTCCACGCAGCGGCTCCGCTTCGGGCGGCGCCCGCAGCTGGTGCTCATGGCCACCGGCGGTGCGGTCATCGGCGGCTACGACGGGCTGGCGGGGCCGGGAACCGGCTCGTTCCTGGTGTTCCTGCTGGTCGGAGCGGTGGGCTACGCGTTCCTGCACGCCTCGGCCACGGCCAAGCTGGTCAACGTCGCCACCAACCTGGGCGCGCTGGCGTACTTCATCCCGGCGGGGCACGTCGTGTGGGGGCTGGCGCTGTGCATGGCCGTGGCGAACCTGCTCGGTGCGACGCTGGGCGCCAGGGTCGCGGTGCGGCGGGGCTCGGCCTTCGTGCGTCGGGTGTTCCTCGTGGTGGTGGCCGTGCTCGTGGTGTCGCTGATCGTCCAGCTCGTCACGTCGGCGTGA
- a CDS encoding type II toxin-antitoxin system PemK/MazF family toxin, with translation MASAWSRIGSTLGRLLVQQGPRIAREAPKLLRQIQSGRGSSGPQARQPAPGTGRPVASRTRPSSDRARTVSYSPDLDGKADPGEIVWTWVVYEEDASQGKDRPVLVVGRDGTTVLGLMLSSQSRRDGDPDWLALGPGSWDAERRESWVRLDRVLDVPEDGIRREGAVLGRSRFDAVAARLRAEHGWR, from the coding sequence GTGGCGAGCGCGTGGAGCAGGATCGGCAGCACCCTGGGCAGGCTGCTCGTGCAGCAGGGCCCCCGGATCGCGCGCGAGGCGCCGAAGCTGCTGCGACAGATCCAGTCCGGGCGTGGGAGCAGTGGTCCACAGGCACGGCAGCCCGCCCCGGGCACCGGTCGCCCCGTCGCCTCGCGCACCCGTCCGAGCTCCGACCGTGCGCGGACCGTCTCCTACTCCCCCGACCTGGACGGCAAGGCCGACCCGGGCGAGATCGTGTGGACGTGGGTGGTCTACGAGGAGGACGCCAGCCAGGGCAAGGACCGTCCGGTGCTCGTGGTCGGCCGCGACGGGACCACGGTGCTCGGGCTGATGCTCTCCAGCCAGTCCCGGCGCGACGGAGATCCCGACTGGCTGGCCCTGGGACCGGGCTCCTGGGACGCCGAGCGCCGTGAGAGCTGGGTGCGCCTGGACCGCGTTCTCGACGTCCCCGAGGACGGCATCCGCCGCGAGGGTGCGGTGCTCGGGCGCAGCAGGTTCGACGCCGTGGCCGCCCGGCTGCGCGCCGAGCACGGCTGGCGCTGA
- a CDS encoding transglutaminase family protein, with the protein MSWRMRVVHTTGYDYATPVTSSYNEARLTPRNDGRQNVILSRVETTPSTRSYRYTDYWGSVVTAFDLHAPHTGLEVVGSSVVETEATVVPEERASWEDLASEPIIDRFTEVLGFSDYVPAHKGLLGVAARLAKGLTPEEAVRAAATWVHSEMSYVPGTTGVHTSAVEAWGEKKGVCQDYAHLTLLLLRGMGIPSRYVSGYLHPRRSAVVGETVEGQSHAWIEAWTGGWWGYDPTNDVEVNEQHVTVGVGRDYHDVPPLKGIYSGGGSTALDVVVEITRLA; encoded by the coding sequence ATGAGCTGGCGCATGCGGGTCGTCCACACCACCGGGTACGACTACGCGACCCCGGTCACGTCGTCCTACAACGAGGCCCGGCTCACCCCGCGAAACGACGGACGGCAGAACGTCATCCTCAGCCGCGTGGAGACCACCCCGTCCACCCGGTCCTACCGGTACACCGACTACTGGGGCAGCGTGGTCACCGCGTTCGACCTGCACGCCCCGCACACGGGCCTGGAGGTCGTCGGGTCCTCGGTCGTGGAGACCGAGGCCACCGTGGTCCCCGAGGAGCGGGCGAGCTGGGAGGACCTGGCCAGCGAGCCGATCATCGACCGGTTCACCGAGGTCCTCGGGTTCTCCGACTACGTGCCCGCGCACAAGGGCCTGCTCGGCGTGGCGGCCAGGCTGGCCAAGGGCCTCACCCCGGAGGAGGCCGTGCGCGCGGCGGCCACCTGGGTGCACTCGGAGATGTCCTACGTGCCGGGCACCACGGGCGTGCACACCTCGGCCGTGGAGGCCTGGGGCGAGAAGAAGGGCGTCTGCCAGGACTACGCGCACCTGACCCTGCTCCTGCTGCGCGGCATGGGGATCCCGTCGCGCTACGTCTCCGGCTACCTGCACCCCCGGCGCAGCGCCGTGGTCGGGGAGACCGTCGAGGGCCAGAGCCACGCGTGGATCGAGGCGTGGACCGGTGGCTGGTGGGGCTACGACCCGACCAACGACGTCGAGGTGAACGAGCAGCACGTGACCGTGGGCGTGGGCCGCGACTACCACGACGTGCCGCCGCTCAAGGGCATCTACTCCGGGGGCGGCTCCACCGCCCTCGACGTGGTCGTGGAGATCACCCGCCTGGCCTGA
- a CDS encoding DegV family protein — protein sequence MPVSVVTDSSAHLAPGVAAEHGIVVVPLHVLLDGVAHLDGVDIGPDELVAALGSGRPGLRRQPEAVTTSRCSVGELEQAYTAAGDDGSDVLAVHLSRQLSGTWDAGRLAARAGAAAGRRVRVVDSGSTAMGLGFPVLAAARAAAAGADLDEVHAAAVDVAARCRTLLCLDTLEHLRRGGRIGAAAAALGTALAVKPLLHVVDGHIEALEKVRTSARALVRLVELAALAAGDAPTAVAVHHLGAPERAQALAVALRERLPSVIELHVSSVGAVVGAHLGPGMVGVVVCPGGAGDPGAAGLSTPR from the coding sequence GTGCCCGTGAGCGTCGTCACCGACTCCAGCGCGCACCTCGCGCCCGGGGTGGCTGCGGAGCACGGCATCGTCGTCGTGCCGCTGCACGTGCTGCTCGACGGGGTCGCGCACCTCGACGGGGTCGACATCGGGCCCGACGAGCTCGTCGCGGCGCTGGGTTCCGGTCGGCCGGGCCTGCGGCGCCAGCCCGAAGCCGTCACCACCTCCCGCTGCTCGGTCGGCGAGCTCGAGCAGGCCTACACCGCCGCCGGGGACGACGGCTCCGACGTGCTCGCGGTGCACCTGTCCCGCCAGCTCAGCGGCACCTGGGACGCCGGCCGGCTGGCGGCCCGTGCGGGCGCCGCAGCCGGGCGACGGGTGCGGGTGGTGGACTCCGGCTCGACGGCGATGGGGCTGGGCTTCCCGGTGCTGGCCGCGGCGCGGGCGGCGGCAGCCGGCGCCGACCTGGACGAGGTGCACGCCGCTGCCGTCGACGTCGCGGCGCGCTGCCGCACCCTGCTGTGCCTGGACACCCTGGAGCACCTGCGCCGCGGCGGCCGGATCGGGGCGGCCGCCGCGGCCCTGGGCACCGCGCTCGCGGTCAAGCCGCTGCTGCACGTCGTGGACGGCCACATCGAGGCGCTGGAGAAGGTGCGCACCTCGGCGCGGGCGCTGGTCCGGCTCGTGGAGCTCGCCGCCCTGGCCGCCGGGGACGCGCCCACCGCCGTGGCCGTGCACCACCTCGGTGCGCCGGAGCGGGCCCAGGCCCTGGCGGTGGCCCTGCGCGAGCGGCTGCCGTCGGTCATCGAGCTGCACGTGTCGTCCGTCGGCGCCGTCGTGGGTGCGCACCTGGGGCCCGGCATGGTGGGCGTGGTGGTGTGTCCCGGTGGCGCCGGCGACCCTGGAGCGGCCGGGTTGTCCACACCCCGCTGA
- the holA gene encoding DNA polymerase III subunit delta, with the protein MTNPALHLVLGDEELLAERAVSAVVAAVRAQDPTADVQHRRAGEVSAPELAEMLSPSLFAEARVIVLESVHEAGKDAAALVVSAAADLPDGVTLVVRHAGGARGRAIADALVGAGATTHRAARLKGAELAAFLPTFVRAELAAAGARAAGDAVSALVDAVGSDLRELAAACSQLVADTGGRVDVVAVRRYHQGRAEVTGFDVADAAVSGDRAAALEALRWAVHRGVADVLLADALADAVRTIARVGAAGRGDPFRMASELGMPPWKVKKAQAQSRGWSPRSVGAALQVVAALNADVKGAAADPAYAIERAVLAVVDLRAA; encoded by the coding sequence GTGACGAACCCCGCTCTGCACCTCGTCCTCGGGGACGAGGAGCTGCTGGCCGAGCGCGCCGTGTCCGCCGTCGTCGCGGCGGTCCGCGCACAGGACCCCACCGCGGACGTGCAGCACCGCAGGGCGGGTGAGGTCTCCGCACCGGAGCTGGCCGAGATGCTGAGCCCCTCGCTGTTCGCCGAGGCCCGGGTGATCGTGCTGGAGTCCGTGCACGAGGCGGGCAAGGACGCCGCCGCGCTGGTCGTCTCCGCGGCCGCCGACCTGCCGGACGGGGTCACGCTGGTCGTCCGGCACGCCGGGGGCGCGAGGGGCAGGGCGATCGCGGACGCGCTGGTCGGGGCCGGGGCCACCACGCACCGGGCGGCCAGGCTCAAGGGGGCTGAGCTGGCCGCCTTCCTGCCCACCTTCGTGCGCGCCGAGCTCGCGGCGGCCGGGGCCCGGGCCGCCGGCGACGCGGTCTCCGCCCTGGTCGACGCCGTGGGCTCGGACCTGCGCGAGCTCGCCGCGGCCTGCTCGCAGCTCGTCGCGGACACCGGCGGCCGGGTCGACGTGGTGGCCGTGCGTCGCTACCACCAGGGCCGCGCCGAGGTCACCGGTTTCGACGTGGCCGACGCGGCCGTCTCGGGGGACCGCGCTGCCGCCCTGGAGGCGCTGCGGTGGGCCGTGCACCGCGGCGTGGCCGACGTGCTGCTGGCCGATGCCCTGGCCGACGCGGTGCGCACCATCGCCCGGGTCGGGGCGGCCGGCCGCGGGGACCCGTTCCGGATGGCCTCCGAGCTCGGGATGCCGCCCTGGAAGGTGAAGAAGGCGCAGGCCCAGTCGCGGGGGTGGAGTCCCCGCTCGGTCGGGGCAGCGCTGCAGGTGGTGGCCGCGCTCAACGCCGACGTCAAGGGTGCGGCGGCCGATCCGGCCTACGCCATCGAGCGCGCCGTGCTCGCCGTCGTCGACCTCCGCGCGGCCTGA
- a CDS encoding circularly permuted type 2 ATP-grasp protein — MFHHDGSVRPPYKGLHAALAPSDAADLATRSDALGRAFVDQGITFSLSGQERPFPLDLVPRVISAAEWTKLEKGIVQRVRAIEAFLADVYGEQEILRDGVLPKRLITSCEHFHREAAGIVPPNGVRIHVSGIDLVRDAQGTFRVLEDNLRSPSGVSYVMENRRTMARVFPDLFASHKVRAVGDYANHLLRALRASAASNVADPTVVVLTPGVANSAYFEHSLLARQMGVELVEGRDLFCRDNTVYMRTTEGERQVDVVYRRIDDEYLDPMHFKPDSVLGVAGIINAARAGNVVISSAVGNGVGDDKLVYTYVPTMIDYYLGEKPLLANVDTFRCWLDEECTEVLDRAEELVIKPVEGSGGYGIVFGPDAGPRELKAIRKKIREDPRGWIAQPVVQLSTVPTKIGDELVPRHVDLRPFAVNDGDGIWVLPGGLTRVALPEDSLVVNSSQGGGSKDTWVLAGRGSTDERELAGEELVSEVPLGVEAEHGPELSALQEQQQQQQQGGGR, encoded by the coding sequence ATGTTCCACCACGACGGTTCGGTGCGCCCGCCCTACAAGGGACTGCACGCCGCGCTCGCGCCGTCCGACGCGGCGGACCTGGCCACCCGCTCGGACGCGCTCGGACGCGCGTTCGTGGACCAGGGCATCACGTTCTCGCTGTCCGGCCAGGAGCGGCCGTTCCCGCTGGACCTCGTCCCCCGGGTGATCTCGGCCGCGGAGTGGACGAAGCTGGAGAAGGGCATCGTCCAGCGCGTCCGGGCGATCGAGGCGTTCCTCGCCGACGTCTACGGCGAGCAGGAGATCCTCCGCGACGGCGTCCTGCCGAAGCGGCTGATCACCTCCTGCGAGCACTTCCACCGCGAGGCCGCCGGGATCGTGCCGCCCAACGGGGTGCGCATCCACGTCTCGGGCATCGACCTGGTGCGCGACGCACAGGGGACGTTCCGGGTGCTGGAGGACAACCTCCGCAGCCCGTCCGGCGTCAGCTACGTCATGGAGAACCGCCGCACCATGGCACGGGTGTTCCCCGACCTGTTCGCCAGCCACAAGGTGCGCGCGGTCGGCGACTACGCCAACCACCTGCTGCGGGCCCTGCGCGCGTCGGCGGCCAGCAACGTGGCCGACCCGACGGTGGTCGTGCTCACCCCGGGCGTCGCGAACTCGGCCTACTTCGAGCACTCGCTGCTGGCCCGGCAGATGGGCGTGGAGCTCGTCGAGGGTCGCGACCTGTTCTGCCGCGACAACACCGTCTACATGCGCACCACCGAGGGCGAGCGCCAGGTGGACGTCGTCTACCGCCGCATCGACGACGAGTACCTGGACCCCATGCACTTCAAGCCCGACTCGGTGCTGGGCGTCGCGGGGATCATCAACGCGGCCCGTGCGGGCAACGTGGTGATCTCCTCGGCCGTCGGAAACGGGGTCGGCGACGACAAGCTCGTCTACACCTACGTGCCCACGATGATCGACTACTACCTGGGCGAGAAGCCCCTGCTGGCCAACGTCGACACCTTTCGCTGCTGGCTCGACGAGGAGTGCACCGAGGTGCTCGACCGCGCCGAGGAGCTCGTCATCAAGCCGGTGGAGGGTTCCGGCGGCTACGGCATCGTCTTCGGCCCGGACGCGGGGCCGCGCGAGCTCAAGGCCATCCGCAAGAAGATCAGGGAGGACCCGCGCGGCTGGATCGCCCAGCCCGTCGTCCAGCTCTCCACCGTGCCCACCAAGATCGGCGACGAGCTGGTCCCGCGGCACGTGGACCTGCGCCCCTTCGCGGTCAACGACGGTGACGGCATCTGGGTCCTGCCGGGCGGGCTGACGCGCGTCGCCCTGCCCGAGGACAGCCTGGTGGTCAACTCCAGCCAGGGTGGCGGCAGCAAGGACACCTGGGTGCTGGCCGGGCGCGGGTCCACCGACGAGCGCGAGCTCGCCGGGGAGGAGCTCGTCAGCGAGGTGCCTCTGGGCGTGGAGGCCGAGCACGGCCCCGAGCTCTCCGCGCTCCAGGAGCAGCAACAGCAGCAGCAACAGGGAGGTGGACGGTAG
- the rpsT gene encoding 30S ribosomal protein S20 gives MANIKSQVKRIRTNERQRLRNQSVKSSLRTAIRQFRAAVATGDKDKASTTLVEASRKLDKAAGKGVIHANQAANKKSAMAQAVNKL, from the coding sequence GTGGCCAACATCAAGTCCCAGGTGAAGCGGATCCGCACGAACGAGCGTCAGCGGCTGCGCAACCAGTCGGTGAAGTCGTCCCTGCGCACCGCCATCCGCCAGTTCCGTGCGGCCGTGGCCACGGGGGACAAGGACAAGGCCAGCACGACTCTCGTCGAGGCCAGCCGCAAGCTCGACAAGGCAGCCGGCAAGGGCGTCATCCACGCCAACCAGGCCGCCAACAAGAAGTCCGCCATGGCGCAGGCGGTCAACAAGCTCTGA
- a CDS encoding ComEC/Rec2 family competence protein, with amino-acid sequence MSPSEQHAPTLDVRLVPSALAAWLTVGTGILAGTLAGVVLAAVAVPAAAVVLARHRHRAGAAGLLAVLAVVTAFGLATALRSHAVSTNPLAGGPGRSTTVEIVLTDDPKALRGAALPGAPPRVLVAADLVSSTDHAHLGGAVVVLAPAQGWAGLLPGQHVRVRGQVAAPQRHDLTVAALRVDRAPEVLGLPSAAQRAAGSLRTGLREAAARTLGPDSAGLLPGLVVGDTSALSDDLVADAKVAGLTHLTAVSGTNITIVLGAVVLLVRGLGAGPRTAAVLAGLALVGFVVLARPSPSVLRAAVMGTVALLALVTGRRRQALPALSGAVLVLLAVRPALAVDAGFALSVLATGALVLLAPRWVLALRRRGVPAGVAELLAVPAAAHVVTAPVIAGLSSQLSLVAVLANLLAAPAVGVATVAGVAAAVVLPVWTPAGEVLVRLAGPPVWWLVEVTHRAADVPGAVVAVPGGAAGAVGMAAATVVALVLARSAAVRGLVVAVVVGAGLVVVPTRLLLPGWPVTGWALVACDVGQGDALVLSAGEGSAVVVDTGPDPSVIDGCLDRLGVTQVPLVVLSHLHADHVRGLAGVLEGRSVGAVAVGPLHLPEDAVAGVQATAAEHGVPVVDLAAGQRLQWPGLTLDVLAPTRTPPTRLGGDPGTQIDEFSLVLAAQTTLGRVLLPGDVELGAQGELLSSGLDLHADVLKVPHHGSRFSLPEFFDAVAPRVAVISAGQGNPYGHPSAPVLEHLAAVGVPVERTDQAGDVALRPGPDGPVVVERGDPRPPP; translated from the coding sequence GTGAGCCCGTCCGAGCAGCACGCACCCACCCTGGACGTCCGCCTCGTCCCGTCCGCGCTGGCCGCCTGGCTCACCGTGGGCACCGGGATCCTGGCCGGGACGCTCGCGGGCGTGGTGCTCGCCGCCGTGGCCGTTCCCGCCGCGGCGGTGGTGCTCGCCCGGCACCGGCACCGCGCCGGGGCGGCCGGGCTGCTCGCCGTCCTCGCCGTGGTCACCGCGTTCGGGCTGGCCACCGCCCTGCGCAGCCACGCCGTCAGCACGAACCCGCTGGCCGGTGGGCCCGGGCGGAGCACGACCGTCGAGATTGTCCTCACCGACGACCCGAAGGCCCTGCGCGGGGCGGCCCTGCCCGGGGCCCCGCCGCGCGTGCTCGTCGCCGCCGACCTGGTGTCCTCCACCGACCACGCCCACCTCGGCGGTGCGGTGGTGGTGCTGGCCCCCGCGCAGGGGTGGGCCGGTCTGCTGCCGGGCCAGCACGTCCGCGTGCGCGGGCAGGTGGCCGCGCCCCAGCGCCACGACCTCACCGTGGCGGCCCTGCGGGTCGACCGGGCGCCCGAGGTGCTCGGGCTGCCCTCAGCGGCCCAGCGCGCCGCCGGCTCGCTGCGCACGGGCCTGCGCGAGGCCGCCGCCCGCACCCTCGGCCCGGACTCGGCGGGCCTGCTCCCCGGTCTGGTGGTCGGTGACACGTCCGCCCTGTCCGACGACCTGGTGGCCGACGCCAAGGTCGCCGGGCTCACGCACCTGACCGCCGTGTCCGGCACCAACATCACCATCGTGCTCGGGGCGGTGGTCCTGCTGGTGCGCGGGCTCGGGGCCGGGCCGCGGACGGCGGCTGTGCTCGCCGGGCTCGCGCTGGTCGGTTTCGTGGTGCTGGCGCGCCCCTCGCCGAGCGTGCTCCGCGCGGCGGTGATGGGGACGGTGGCCCTGCTGGCCCTGGTCACCGGGCGGCGCAGGCAGGCGCTGCCCGCGCTGAGCGGGGCCGTGCTCGTGCTGCTCGCCGTGCGGCCGGCGCTCGCCGTGGACGCCGGGTTCGCGCTCTCGGTCCTGGCCACCGGGGCCCTGGTGCTGCTGGCCCCGCGCTGGGTGCTGGCCCTGCGGCGTCGCGGGGTGCCGGCCGGGGTGGCCGAGCTGCTCGCGGTCCCGGCCGCCGCGCACGTCGTCACGGCGCCGGTGATCGCCGGGCTGTCGTCCCAGCTGAGCCTGGTGGCCGTGCTGGCGAACCTGCTCGCGGCGCCGGCCGTGGGGGTGGCCACCGTCGCAGGGGTCGCTGCCGCCGTGGTGCTGCCGGTGTGGACCCCGGCCGGCGAGGTGCTCGTGCGCCTGGCCGGACCGCCCGTGTGGTGGCTGGTGGAGGTGACCCACCGGGCCGCAGACGTGCCGGGGGCCGTCGTCGCGGTGCCCGGGGGAGCGGCCGGGGCCGTGGGGATGGCCGCGGCGACCGTCGTGGCGCTGGTGCTGGCCCGCAGCGCGGCCGTGCGCGGCCTGGTGGTGGCGGTGGTCGTCGGGGCCGGGCTGGTGGTGGTGCCCACCCGACTCCTCCTGCCGGGCTGGCCCGTGACCGGGTGGGCGCTGGTGGCCTGCGACGTCGGCCAGGGTGATGCGCTCGTGCTCTCCGCCGGGGAGGGTTCGGCCGTGGTGGTGGACACCGGGCCGGACCCGTCGGTCATCGACGGCTGCCTCGACCGCCTCGGCGTGACGCAGGTGCCGCTGGTGGTGCTCAGCCACCTGCACGCCGACCACGTGCGTGGGCTCGCCGGAGTGCTCGAGGGCCGCAGCGTGGGGGCGGTGGCGGTGGGGCCGCTGCACCTGCCCGAGGACGCCGTGGCCGGTGTCCAGGCCACCGCCGCCGAGCACGGGGTGCCCGTGGTGGACCTCGCCGCCGGGCAGCGGCTGCAGTGGCCCGGTCTCACCCTCGACGTGCTGGCGCCCACGAGGACCCCGCCCACCCGGCTCGGCGGTGACCCCGGCACCCAGATCGACGAGTTCTCCCTCGTCCTGGCCGCGCAGACCACCCTCGGTCGGGTGCTGCTGCCCGGCGACGTCGAGCTCGGCGCGCAGGGCGAGCTGCTCAGCAGCGGGCTCGACCTGCACGCCGACGTGCTCAAGGTGCCCCACCACGGCTCGCGGTTCAGCCTCCCGGAGTTCTTCGACGCCGTCGCCCCGCGGGTGGCGGTGATCAGCGCGGGGCAGGGAAACCCCTACGGCCACCCCAGCGCGCCCGTCCTGGAGCACCTGGCGGCTGTGGGCGTGCCCGTGGAGCGCACCGACCAGGCCGGTGACGTGGCTCTGCGGCCGGGGCCGGACGGTCCGGTGGTGGTCGAGCGCGGCGACCCCCGACCGCCGCCGTAG